Proteins from a genomic interval of Callospermophilus lateralis isolate mCalLat2 chromosome 1, mCalLat2.hap1, whole genome shotgun sequence:
- the Vps29 gene encoding vacuolar protein sorting-associated protein 29: MLVLVLGDLHIPHRCNSLPAKFKKLLVPGKIQHILCTGNLCTKESYDYLKTLAGDVHIVRGDFDENLNYPEQKVVTVGQFKIGLIHGHQVIPWGDMASLALLQRQFDVDILISGHTHKFEAFEHENKFYINPGSATGAYNALETNIIPSFVLMDIQASTVVTYVYQLIGDDVKVERIEYKKS, translated from the exons ATG TTGGTGTTGGTATTAGGAGATCTGCACATCCCACATCGGTGCAACAGTTTACCTGCTAAATTCAAAAAACTCCTGGTACCAGGAAAGATTCAGCACATTCTCTGCACTGGAAACCTTTGCACCAAGGAGAGTTATGACTATCTCAAGACTCTGGCTGGTGATGTTCACATTGTGAGAGGAGACTTTGATGAG AATCTGAATTATCCAGAACAGAAAGTTGTGACTGTGGGACAGTTCAAAATTGGTCTGATCCATGGACATCAAGTTATTCCGTGGGGAGATATGGCCAGCTTAGCCCTGTTGCAGAGACAGTTTGATGTGGACATTCTTATCTCAGGGCACACACACAAATTTGAAGCATTTGAGCATGAAAATAAATTCTACATTAACCCAGGTTCTGCCACTGGCGCTTATAATGCCTTAGAAAC aaatattATTCCTTCATTTGTGTTGATGGATATCCAGGCATCTACAGTTGTCACTTACGTCTATCAGCTAATTGGAGATGATGTGAAAGTAGaacgaattgaatacaaaaaatcTTAA